In Xyrauchen texanus isolate HMW12.3.18 chromosome 45, RBS_HiC_50CHRs, whole genome shotgun sequence, a single window of DNA contains:
- the LOC127637797 gene encoding prolactin-like: MSKNLKQVAVLLVALLCLDSHGRVSSAPICAHGPTGCHVPTLADLFDRVILHSARMHSLSNDLHSEFEQYFLPSKNYIGKIYRKCHTSNILTPNGKENAQKLAHEELTEVILKLLMAWRDPLFQLHQNMAHQQDFNSFSSNKALEMGDMAHEMRKGVEKVAEKMRVLGMLGNSLTGLSSHEVMLPVSDSGEAMSDYELLYCFRRDSNKVQNYLKILKCRIVPEHNC; encoded by the exons ATGTCCAAGAACCTGAAGCAAG TGGCTGTGCTGCTTGTGGCACTACTGTGCCTAGATTCTCACGGCCGTGTCAGCTCTGCACCCATCTGTGCACATGGGCCAACGGGATGCCACGTCCCCACACTGGCTGATCTCTTCGACAGGGTCATTCTGCACTCTGCCAGAATGCACAGCCTCTCCAATGATCTGCACTCAGAGTTT GAACAGTATTTCCTGCCCAGCAAAAACTACATTGGAAAGATCTATCGCAAATGTCACACCTCTAACATACTTACTCCAAATGGCAAAGAGAACGCACAGAAACTAGCA CATGAAGAGTTGACAGAGGTGATTCTTAAATTGCTGATGGCCTGGAGGGACCCGCTGTTCCAGCTGCACCAGAACATGGCTCACCAGCAAGATTTCAACAGCTTCAGCAGTAATAAAGCCCTGGAGATGGGCGACATGGCTCACGAGATGAGGAAAGGGGTTGAGAAAGTAGCTGAAAAG ATGAGGGTACTGGGCATGCTCGGCAATTCTCTGACAGGCCTGTCTTCACATGAAGTCATGCTTCCTGTCTCTGACAGTGGAGAAGCCATGAGTGACTATGAGCTCCTCTACTGCTTTCGCCGTGATTCTAACAAAGTCCAGAACTATCTAAAGATCCTGAAGTGCAGAATCGTACCTGAGCACAATTGTTAA